A window from Streptomyces sp. NBC_00271 encodes these proteins:
- a CDS encoding pyridoxamine 5'-phosphate oxidase family protein, with protein MRAHLGDQLVVESPANGATRRDGEIVGLHHEDGTPPYDVHWSDTDEVTLVFPGPDAHIRHLEHGTGRSPDPVSPDVGSRPSSDEARQRTGAGSDTPPPEGASHAGDIGRRVAAERRRQGLTRAETARRAKMAPQYLAYLEERSADPSLASLIRLAAALGTSVAALRGSGIDLPPGRGQALLDPQLRDLSPDECRARLSTHGLGRVAVSTPGGPAVVPVNYEVVDDAIVFRTAPNSAPAAAVGTDVAFEVDHVDEAMSQGWSVLAVGPARAVTEPEAVRRLADHAHSKPWAGGERELWVSIRPTQLTGRRISPSDRSGH; from the coding sequence AATCGTGGGGCTCCATCACGAGGACGGAACCCCTCCCTACGACGTGCACTGGTCGGACACGGACGAGGTGACGCTCGTGTTCCCCGGACCCGACGCGCACATCCGTCACCTCGAACACGGGACAGGGAGGAGCCCTGACCCGGTTTCCCCTGACGTGGGTTCCCGGCCGAGCTCGGACGAGGCCCGTCAGCGGACGGGTGCCGGGTCCGACACGCCACCGCCGGAGGGGGCGTCCCACGCCGGTGACATCGGCCGCCGCGTGGCCGCCGAACGCCGGCGACAGGGACTGACCCGGGCGGAGACAGCCCGGCGCGCCAAAATGGCGCCGCAGTACCTGGCCTACCTCGAAGAGCGGTCGGCCGACCCGAGCCTGGCGAGTCTCATCAGGCTGGCCGCCGCGCTGGGCACGTCCGTCGCGGCGCTGCGCGGGAGCGGAATCGATCTCCCGCCCGGCCGGGGCCAGGCACTCCTCGATCCCCAGCTGCGGGACCTCAGCCCGGACGAGTGTCGCGCCCGGCTCTCCACACACGGCCTGGGGCGTGTCGCGGTGTCGACCCCCGGCGGCCCGGCGGTCGTTCCGGTGAACTACGAGGTCGTCGACGACGCGATCGTCTTCCGGACCGCGCCGAACTCGGCCCCGGCGGCAGCCGTGGGAACGGACGTCGCCTTCGAGGTCGACCATGTGGACGAGGCCATGAGCCAGGGCTGGAGTGTGCTGGCCGTCGGTCCCGCCCGGGCGGTCACCGAGCCCGAGGCGGTGCGACGGCTGGCCGATCATGCCCACAGCAAGCCATGGGCGGGGGGCGAACGCGAGCTGTGGGTGTCGATCAGGCCCACACAGCTCACGGGGCGTCGCATCAGTCCGTCCGATCGGAGCGGGCACTGA